The DNA sequence TTGGCATTTCTGCTCTATATAGCCCTGTTTGCTGTAGCCATGCGTTTGTTGTGGAAACGCGTAGTGCAAAACGGAAAAGAAAGGGCGATTGGTGTGGGTTTGATATCTTTAATTACCGCATATATTATTCACAATTCATTCATATTTGACACCTCGGCTAATTTTATAATATTTTTTACGGTTTTAGGTTTTATTGCATGGTTGACCCCGCACCTTTCTGCGGCAGGTAACATGGGCTTGCGCGAAGCGCAGCCGCAGAAAGGTGCGGGGCAAGCCCCCATTACCAGTTACCAGTTACCAGTTACCAGTTATAAATTAACCGTCGGTCAACAAACCCTATTGTTTCTTTTGCTGATTGGCGCGGCAGTCCTGATTTATCGGACGAATATCACGCAGTCCAAGGCTAATTACACAACCACACGTGCCATTGTTAGAAGTTGGTCTGGGGATTTTGATGGTGCTTTGGCTAAGTATAAAGAAGCGTTGGCTTACGATATACCCGGCAAATATGAGTATCGCCACCGTTTTGCCCAGTGGCTTCTTGAATATGCAAATGGCAAAAAACGGGGAGAAAAAGAAGAGGCCGCTTTGACGTATGCCATACAGCAAGTGCAGAAAAATGCTGATGAGTCTAATCAGGACTATTTACCATATCTTTACATTTCGCGTGCCTATATAATTTTAGGCAAAGACGATCTGAAATCGCCGTATAACGACGAAGCATTAAAAAATTCTATGAAAGCATTGGAAATTTCTCCAAGTTTTGTAAGAGCGTATTACGAAGTAGCGCAGGCTTTTCTAAATAAAAAAGATTATAGCAATGCTATAAAATATTTTGAGCAGGCAGTTAAATTAAACCCCGATGTTGGTTTGAGCCATTGGTACTTGGGGGCAATCCTAATAGAAACGGGCGATATCGAGGGGGGATTAAAGGCGGTTAGCAGAGCCACTGAACTGGGTTATATGCTTTCCGAATCCGATACCTTAAGACTGATCAACCTTTACATTAAAACCGGCGATCTTAACAAAATAACTTTCCTTTTTGAGAGATTGATTAGTATAAAGCCCAATAACCCGCAATATCGTGCTTCGTTGGCGGCAGGTTATGCAAAAATCGGAAAAATAGATGAAGCAGTTGAACAGGCACGTGCCGCTGCTCAACTAGACAAAACTTTTGAAAGTGAAGCTCGTTCGTTTGTGCGGAGTTTGGGCAGGGAGTGGTAAGCGTGTTTTGGGTTTATATGACTTTTCCCTTGGCTACTAACTTCATATCCGATTCAACCATCATTTTGACCAAATCTTTGAATTTTGTTTTGGGTTTCCAGCCGAGAATTTTGCGGGCTTTGGAATAGTCGCCAATTAGTAGATTGACTTCGGATGGACGAATGTCGGCTGAATTATTCCATACGATATATTTTGCCGGATTAAGTCCGGCAACCCTGAACGCTTCTTCGGCAAATTCTCTAACCGAGTGATTTTCTCCGGTAGCGATAACATAATCATCGGGTTTTGGCTGCTGCATCATCATCCACATGGCTTGAACAAAATCCCCGGCATAGCCCCAGTCACGCTTAGCGTTTGGATTGCCGAGATATAACTTACTGGCTAGGCCGTGTTTGATAAGCGCGGCGGTGTGAGTAATTTTTCTGGTCACGAATTCTATACCGCGGCGAGGACTTTCGTGGTTAAAAAGTATGCCGCAAACGGCAAACATCTTAATAGCAGGATGGTTACGGTAGTAGCGCGTCATATGATGGCCGGTAACCTTGGATATTCCGTAAGGGGATCGCGGGTTAAACGCGGTCAGTTCAGTTTGCGGCACCTCCAGGACGTCCCCGAACATCTCGCTTGAAGCTGCGAAGTAAAACTTTGCCTTTGGTACGATTTGGCTTATAGCCGCTAAAACAAAATGCACCCCAGAAACATTCGTGTGCATTGTTGAATGCTCATCT is a window from the Candidatus Yanofskybacteria bacterium genome containing:
- a CDS encoding tetratricopeptide repeat protein, whose product is MRELLLVKITKYLVYATAFVPLIIFSQFISPFHFGKVVVFRSLVEIMAVFYFILIIKDRGYFPKKHILLTIFSLFTLIFVISTFISVNPYLSFWGSLERMGGLWSFIHYLVYFIILISIFKTREDWLRLFKIVIFVGALSAFYGFGQKTNIEFFIGSGKRERIFGTIGNAALFAGYQIIILFLALSLALSSWVSTKHRGYFFTAALINTVAVLMTAVRGSILGVGVGFLLFAFLYTISSHSRTAKKILLGLVGLAVIFVGFAFAFKTSNFVKSSGYLTRLTDFSFQTLTVQTRFWAWRAGLTGWVETPKTILFGWGPENFNVPFSKHFNPKFFRGIGSETLFDRAHNQFVEILVTMGALAFLLYIALFAVAMRLLWKRVVQNGKERAIGVGLISLITAYIIHNSFIFDTSANFIIFFTVLGFIAWLTPHLSAAGNMGLREAQPQKGAGQAPITSYQLPVTSYKLTVGQQTLLFLLLIGAAVLIYRTNITQSKANYTTTRAIVRSWSGDFDGALAKYKEALAYDIPGKYEYRHRFAQWLLEYANGKKRGEKEEAALTYAIQQVQKNADESNQDYLPYLYISRAYIILGKDDLKSPYNDEALKNSMKALEISPSFVRAYYEVAQAFLNKKDYSNAIKYFEQAVKLNPDVGLSHWYLGAILIETGDIEGGLKAVSRATELGYMLSESDTLRLINLYIKTGDLNKITFLFERLISIKPNNPQYRASLAAGYAKIGKIDEAVEQARAAAQLDKTFESEARSFVRSLGREW
- a CDS encoding GDP-mannose 4,6-dehydratase, with the translated sequence MKKALITGITGQDGSYLAEFLLKKGYRVHGMVRRVAFEDSDNRFSRINHLIKTGRIKLHGASLESYPSICNVLTKVKPDEVYHLAAQSFVSYSFEDEHSTMHTNVSGVHFVLAAISQIVPKAKFYFAASSEMFGDVLEVPQTELTAFNPRSPYGISKVTGHHMTRYYRNHPAIKMFAVCGILFNHESPRRGIEFVTRKITHTAALIKHGLASKLYLGNPNAKRDWGYAGDFVQAMWMMMQQPKPDDYVIATGENHSVREFAEEAFRVAGLNPAKYIVWNNSADIRPSEVNLLIGDYSKARKILGWKPKTKFKDLVKMMVESDMKLVAKGKVI